In Desulfosediminicola ganghwensis, a single window of DNA contains:
- a CDS encoding IS4 family transposase: MPMLPGFHLPKRGRKPHSQQQKFARKITSLRQNSFKQIGEIFGQFIPTKLLKQDPSGKMSRRRLFTKENTFWSFLGQVLDADGGCREAVKKLQSYASNHGLRLPSSSTASYCCARKKLDENLLVEVFQHTAKWSGARRASHSLNDRQVIVVDGTGVTMADTAENQELWPQSSNQKPGCGFPSARICAYFSLQTGTMLSYAIGNKKSNELPLFRKQWSTFEAGDIFLGDKGFCSYFDLAELKKRCVDSVITLARRKPVGRKNCIKEFAPDDLLIEWKKPVYREMVSYSRKTWEDLPDKLVMRQIKVKVTQSGFRTKEFHIVTTLIDQDQYLKDEIAALYLKRWDVELFFRDIKTTMGFDILRCQSPEMIKKEILMYFIAYNCIRRIMLQATQLVDIDIRSISFKGSLQAIRSWEPRLGSSRLSTNERQNMLSDLSFVVARCKVFDRPGRSDPRCLKRRPKPYQLLNKPRSEMVEIQHRSRYEKKA; the protein is encoded by the coding sequence ATGCCAATGTTGCCCGGTTTTCACCTTCCCAAACGAGGTAGAAAACCTCATAGCCAACAACAAAAATTTGCTCGAAAAATCACTTCCCTCAGACAGAACTCTTTTAAACAGATAGGAGAGATTTTTGGGCAATTCATTCCCACGAAATTGCTCAAACAGGATCCTTCGGGAAAGATGAGCAGACGACGTTTGTTTACCAAGGAAAACACTTTTTGGTCCTTCTTAGGCCAAGTCCTTGATGCAGACGGTGGATGTAGAGAAGCTGTAAAAAAGTTGCAATCATATGCATCTAACCACGGCCTTCGGCTTCCATCATCATCTACCGCTTCATATTGCTGTGCACGTAAGAAATTAGATGAAAATCTGCTTGTTGAGGTGTTTCAACATACTGCTAAATGGTCCGGAGCACGACGTGCATCTCATTCATTAAATGATCGCCAGGTAATTGTTGTTGATGGGACAGGTGTTACAATGGCGGATACAGCAGAAAATCAAGAGCTTTGGCCACAGTCATCGAACCAGAAACCAGGATGCGGCTTCCCCTCAGCACGAATATGCGCATACTTTTCATTGCAAACCGGAACAATGCTCAGCTATGCCATCGGTAATAAAAAGAGTAACGAACTTCCATTGTTCCGTAAGCAGTGGTCCACCTTTGAGGCTGGTGATATCTTTCTTGGTGATAAAGGTTTTTGTAGTTACTTCGATTTAGCCGAGCTGAAAAAACGCTGTGTTGATAGTGTGATAACACTTGCTCGTAGAAAACCAGTCGGTAGGAAAAACTGCATTAAAGAATTCGCTCCTGATGATCTACTGATTGAATGGAAAAAACCAGTATACAGGGAAATGGTGTCGTATTCGCGGAAAACCTGGGAGGACCTTCCCGACAAACTCGTTATGAGACAAATCAAAGTAAAGGTGACTCAATCAGGGTTTAGAACAAAAGAATTTCATATTGTTACCACGCTAATCGATCAAGATCAGTACCTGAAAGACGAAATTGCAGCGTTATACCTTAAGCGTTGGGATGTCGAACTTTTCTTTCGTGATATCAAGACAACGATGGGATTTGATATCCTCCGGTGCCAATCGCCTGAAATGATAAAGAAAGAAATTTTAATGTACTTCATAGCGTACAACTGCATCCGGCGCATAATGTTACAAGCGACACAGCTGGTAGACATTGATATCCGGTCTATCAGTTTCAAAGGAAGTCTACAGGCTATTAGAAGTTGGGAACCACGGTTGGGGTCCTCTAGGTTGAGCACAAATGAAAGACAAAACATGCTCTCAGATTTATCCTTTGTCGTGGCTCGTTGCAAAGTTTTCGACAGGCCTGGACGAAGCGATCCGCGGTGTCTTAAGCGAAGACCAAAACCTTATCAGTTACTCAACAAACCTAGAAGTGAAATGGTCGAAATACAGCATCGGAGCAGATATGAAAAAAAGGCTTAA
- a CDS encoding L-tyrosine/L-tryptophan isonitrile synthase family protein has translation MNSASQISTVLDKEKGSDVYGSVFLQVEGYVSDMKKSVKGIECIDSACCVNGFMGEEIFSLLTSRKFSYMTRRHSDLYKDKTIPLITQYTDQEEPIKFYYDFGPGYHASIDPQNHELSFEVGLSEIFAIRQMLMFCEKIKHVYKAGAKFFIIIDNLCAYITNDIPLQLTNNYVMQLRALIDEVKANDSISVLVESELFSLGEYLSLYQKQKNRLVSKQLSQLEVDNVTRFLGRECCINEATKRVARYKRAGTVTELLLSKLVDGVRLTQRATSETLAFRSFPGGDQRIQVGRMALTMNHKRRIVPLLVTSRNYNNYRLSELVLDGIPSQTVITVLYAAPL, from the coding sequence GTGAATAGCGCTAGTCAAATAAGCACTGTGTTGGATAAAGAAAAAGGTTCTGATGTTTATGGTTCAGTTTTTCTACAGGTTGAGGGGTATGTTAGTGATATGAAAAAATCTGTGAAGGGAATAGAATGTATTGATTCTGCTTGTTGTGTAAATGGTTTTATGGGTGAAGAAATATTTTCATTGTTGACGAGCAGGAAGTTCAGTTATATGACCCGGAGACATTCAGATTTATACAAAGATAAAACAATTCCATTAATTACACAGTATACTGATCAAGAAGAGCCTATTAAGTTTTATTATGATTTTGGACCAGGGTACCATGCAAGCATTGATCCCCAAAACCATGAATTAAGTTTCGAGGTAGGATTGTCCGAAATCTTTGCAATTAGACAAATGTTAATGTTTTGTGAGAAGATTAAGCACGTATATAAGGCTGGAGCGAAATTTTTTATTATAATTGACAACTTATGTGCATACATTACAAATGATATCCCTCTGCAGTTGACGAATAATTATGTTATGCAGTTACGTGCTTTGATTGATGAGGTGAAAGCAAATGATTCGATTTCAGTATTAGTGGAATCCGAGCTTTTTTCATTAGGAGAGTATCTTTCTCTGTATCAAAAACAAAAAAATCGTTTGGTTAGCAAACAATTGTCTCAACTTGAGGTTGATAATGTTACCCGGTTTTTAGGCAGAGAATGTTGTATCAACGAAGCTACAAAAAGAGTGGCCCGTTACAAGAGGGCCGGGACCGTGACCGAACTTTTACTTTCGAAATTGGTAGATGGAGTTCGTCTCACACAAAGAGCAACAAGTGAGACATTGGCATTTCGTTCTTTCCCGGGGGGGGATCAGCGAATTCAGGTTGGTAGGATGGCTCTAACCATGAATCATAAAAGACGCATTGTTCCTCTTCTTGTTACATCAAGAAATTATAATAACTACAGATTGTCTGAATTGGTCCTTGACGGTATTCCTTCGCAAACAGTGATAACTGTTTTGTATGCTGCCCCTCTTTAG